A single window of Methanoculleus oceani DNA harbors:
- a CDS encoding hemolysin family protein, translating to MPPATDIAIIVLLILVNGFFSMAEFALVSARMTRLQKRAAEGDAGAATALELAADPTQFLSTIQIGITLVGILAGAFGGATLAGPLAEGFAGFPLIAPYSGPLAVVTVVAAITYLTLVVGELVPKRVAMTHADRIASLVSRPIRLLSLVAAPLVRLLSASTEGVLAVLRVRQPSEPEVTEEDVRVLIGQATRAGVFEEAEQDMVESVFRLADRRVSVLMTPRPDIVAVDVEDPAEENWQKMVDSGHVYFPVYRDRLDNLLGVVSVRSLWARMIAGESPDLSKAIEPAFFVPESVPALSVLDEFKTSGARIALVTDEYGSIQGLVTIHDIMESIVGGIPSAEHPPEGPAVRRPDGSWLLDGMLPVDEFHDLLDVGTLPGEGRGYYQTLGGFVMMYLERAPNTGDRFVWNDLRFEVLDMDGHRVDKVLVAPVAAGEEKKE from the coding sequence ATGCCGCCTGCCACCGATATTGCGATCATCGTCCTCCTGATACTCGTAAACGGCTTCTTTTCGATGGCGGAGTTCGCGCTCGTCTCTGCAAGGATGACACGCCTGCAGAAGAGAGCAGCGGAAGGCGACGCCGGGGCGGCGACCGCCCTCGAACTTGCCGCGGACCCGACGCAGTTCCTCTCCACCATCCAGATTGGTATAACCCTCGTCGGGATCCTGGCAGGAGCTTTCGGTGGGGCGACGCTCGCGGGGCCTCTTGCAGAAGGATTCGCCGGATTTCCCTTGATCGCGCCTTACAGCGGCCCGCTCGCGGTCGTAACCGTCGTCGCCGCCATCACCTACTTAACGCTCGTCGTCGGGGAGCTGGTGCCGAAGCGGGTGGCTATGACTCACGCCGACCGGATTGCATCGTTGGTCTCGCGCCCGATACGGCTCCTCTCGCTGGTCGCCGCACCGCTCGTCCGGCTGCTGAGTGCCTCGACCGAGGGGGTCCTCGCGGTACTTCGGGTGCGGCAGCCGTCAGAACCCGAGGTTACGGAGGAGGACGTCAGGGTCCTGATCGGGCAGGCCACCCGGGCGGGTGTCTTTGAGGAGGCGGAACAGGATATGGTGGAGAGCGTCTTCCGCCTCGCCGACCGGCGGGTCAGCGTGCTGATGACCCCGCGGCCCGACATCGTGGCCGTGGACGTCGAGGACCCCGCCGAAGAGAACTGGCAAAAGATGGTGGATTCCGGGCATGTTTATTTTCCGGTCTACCGCGACCGCCTGGACAACCTGCTCGGCGTCGTCTCGGTCCGCAGCCTCTGGGCGCGGATGATCGCGGGCGAGTCTCCCGACCTGTCGAAAGCAATCGAACCCGCCTTCTTCGTGCCCGAGAGCGTCCCGGCACTCTCGGTTCTCGACGAGTTCAAAACCTCCGGGGCGCGGATCGCCCTCGTCACCGACGAGTACGGGAGTATCCAGGGTCTGGTTACCATCCACGACATCATGGAGTCGATCGTCGGCGGCATCCCGTCGGCCGAGCACCCGCCCGAGGGTCCGGCGGTCCGTCGTCCGGACGGGTCGTGGCTCCTCGACGGGATGCTCCCGGTCGACGAGTTCCATGATCTCCTCGACGTGGGCACCCTGCCCGGGGAGGGTCGCGGGTATTACCAGACGCTCGGCGGGTTCGTGATGATGTATCTCGAGCG
- a CDS encoding redoxin domain-containing protein → MVEVGEQAQDFLIPDQNGNEIRLSDFPGKRVILSFHPLAWTSICARQMEALEANREAFDALGAVALGISVDSVPCKRAWAVRLGINRTRLLADFWPHGEVAQMYDVFDSQKGYSRRANIVVDEFRHIIFVGEYPATTVPDMQDVLDVLQAQEKSRRAEEQVPEI, encoded by the coding sequence ATGGTCGAGGTCGGCGAACAGGCTCAGGATTTCTTGATACCGGACCAGAACGGGAATGAAATCCGGTTATCGGACTTCCCGGGGAAGCGGGTAATCCTCTCGTTTCACCCGCTGGCCTGGACCAGCATCTGTGCCAGGCAGATGGAGGCGCTCGAGGCGAACCGGGAGGCATTCGACGCCCTTGGTGCCGTCGCCCTCGGGATCAGCGTGGACTCCGTCCCCTGCAAGCGGGCGTGGGCGGTGAGACTCGGTATTAACAGGACCCGGCTTCTTGCGGACTTCTGGCCGCACGGCGAAGTAGCGCAGATGTACGATGTCTTCGATAGCCAAAAGGGCTACTCCCGGCGGGCAAACATCGTCGTAGACGAGTTCCGGCACATCATATTCGTCGGTGAATACCCGGCGACCACGGTTCCCGATATGCAGGATGTTCTTGACGTCCTCCAGGCACAGGAGAAGAGCAGGCGGGCAGAGGAGCAGGTGCCGGAGATCTGA
- a CDS encoding sodium-dependent transporter, which translates to MGREEWSSTLGFILASIGSAIGIGNIWRFPYVVGANGGGAFLVPYLISVLLFALPLMVLELAIGRSMGTSVVSAFRSIRQRFAAGGLVIVAIVSLILGYYLVITSWVLAYAVFFAFNRPMDFGAFTGSYLPLVFFLLSGITVFMTVRSGVREGIEKVSRYLVPVLVVILLFLVIFSLTEPGALEGVGFYLSPDYSRLTDPAVWIAAFGQAFFSLSVGMGILLTFGSYLKSGNLFRDASIIAVADMVIAILAGLVIFPLVFTAGLDPAAGVNLAFITLPSAFMEIRYGMLLGALFFLMLFTAALTSAVSMLEVPVAALMDSYGYPRKRATLLVFAAVILLGLPSALSYTSLKLAVFGTPFLDLADYVFGTIGLIVAALIVSLVGGWFMGRTRICAEIGGCRWQQRVYMALIRYCVPAILLITLIGSFLRVTG; encoded by the coding sequence ATGGGAAGAGAAGAGTGGTCGTCGACGCTGGGCTTCATTCTTGCAAGCATCGGCTCGGCTATAGGGATCGGGAACATATGGCGGTTCCCCTACGTCGTGGGCGCCAACGGGGGCGGCGCGTTCCTGGTCCCGTACCTGATCTCCGTCCTCCTCTTCGCCCTCCCCCTGATGGTGCTGGAACTCGCCATCGGACGCTCCATGGGGACGTCGGTCGTCTCCGCCTTCCGGTCCATACGGCAACGGTTCGCCGCGGGAGGCCTCGTCATCGTCGCCATCGTCAGCCTGATCCTCGGCTACTACCTCGTGATCACGAGCTGGGTGCTCGCGTATGCAGTCTTCTTTGCCTTCAACCGGCCCATGGACTTCGGAGCGTTCACCGGCTCCTACCTCCCGCTCGTCTTCTTCCTCCTCTCGGGGATCACCGTCTTCATGACGGTGCGATCCGGCGTCAGGGAGGGGATCGAGAAGGTCTCCCGGTACCTCGTCCCGGTCCTCGTCGTGATCCTCCTCTTCCTCGTAATCTTCTCGCTCACAGAGCCCGGGGCGCTCGAGGGAGTCGGGTTCTACCTCTCCCCGGATTACTCGAGGCTGACCGACCCGGCCGTCTGGATCGCGGCGTTCGGGCAGGCTTTCTTCTCGCTCTCCGTGGGCATGGGAATTCTGCTCACCTTCGGGAGTTACCTCAAGAGTGGAAACCTCTTCCGGGATGCATCGATCATCGCCGTCGCCGATATGGTGATTGCAATCCTTGCAGGGCTCGTAATCTTCCCGCTGGTCTTCACCGCGGGTCTCGACCCCGCAGCCGGGGTGAACCTTGCATTCATCACCCTGCCCTCCGCCTTTATGGAGATCCGGTACGGCATGCTGCTCGGAGCGCTCTTCTTCCTGATGCTCTTTACCGCAGCGCTCACCTCGGCGGTCTCCATGCTCGAGGTCCCGGTGGCGGCGCTGATGGACTCGTACGGCTATCCCCGGAAGCGTGCCACGCTCCTCGTCTTCGCCGCAGTCATACTCCTCGGGCTCCCGTCCGCCCTGAGTTACACCTCCCTGAAACTCGCGGTCTTCGGGACTCCGTTCCTCGACCTCGCCGATTACGTGTTCGGGACGATCGGCCTCATCGTCGCAGCGCTGATCGTGAGCCTCGTCGGCGGATGGTTTATGGGCCGCACCCGGATCTGCGCGGAGATCGGCGGGTGCAGGTGGCAGCAGAGGGTCTATATGGCGCTCATCCGCTACTGCGTTCCGGCAATCCTGCTGATCACGCTCATCGGCAGTTTCCTCCGGGTCACGGGATGA
- a CDS encoding N-formylglutamate amidohydrolase, translating to MNGRYPFLVSIPHGGTSVPPEVRGLVNLTHKEIVFNSDPHTRLLYGFDDAVEALVDFDVSRVFVDTNRAPYDYPPRSQDGVVKVITQDGTPVFRKGRTPGRELIGALLQNYYHPFHGRLTGALDTLPIEIAFDCHSMLPRSPPVRMDAGRPRPLFCLSNRGDRNGKPKTAGGLVTCPPEWLRALARSFQAEFEGEGRVAMNDPFRGGFISVAHYRRRRIPWVQVEINRGFYETPDREVDEARLAGLRGRIFSAVAGFWDEVSG from the coding sequence TTGAACGGCCGATACCCGTTCCTCGTCTCGATCCCCCATGGCGGCACCTCCGTTCCGCCCGAGGTCCGCGGTCTCGTCAACCTCACGCACAAGGAGATCGTCTTCAACAGCGATCCCCATACCCGCCTCCTCTACGGGTTCGACGACGCGGTGGAAGCGCTGGTCGATTTCGACGTCTCAAGGGTCTTCGTCGACACCAACCGGGCACCCTATGATTACCCGCCACGATCCCAGGACGGAGTGGTCAAGGTCATCACGCAGGACGGGACGCCGGTGTTCCGGAAGGGCCGGACGCCCGGCAGGGAACTGATAGGGGCCCTTCTGCAGAACTATTACCACCCGTTCCACGGGCGGCTGACCGGAGCCCTCGACACCCTCCCTATCGAGATCGCCTTCGACTGCCACAGCATGCTGCCCAGGTCCCCGCCGGTCAGGATGGACGCCGGACGGCCTCGCCCGCTCTTCTGCCTGAGCAACCGGGGAGACCGGAACGGGAAGCCCAAAACGGCAGGCGGTCTCGTGACCTGTCCCCCGGAGTGGCTCCGGGCGCTCGCCCGGTCGTTCCAGGCGGAGTTCGAGGGTGAGGGGCGGGTTGCGATGAACGATCCCTTCCGGGGCGGGTTCATCTCGGTGGCGCACTACCGGCGTAGAAGGATCCCCTGGGTCCAGGTCGAGATCAACCGCGGCTTCTACGAGACCCCGGATCGCGAGGTCGACGAAGCACGGCTCGCCGGACTCCGGGGGAGGATCTTCTCCGCCGTCGCCGGGTTCTGGGACGAGGTCTCGGGCTGA
- a CDS encoding RecQ family ATP-dependent DNA helicase: MDRLNLILQRYFGHSAFNPYQREIIEDLLAGRDVLAVLATGGGKSLCYQVPGLMGDGVTLVISPLIALMKDQVDDLQARGIGAEALNSSGSYATTRRILSELEEGLVQILYVSPEKAVDDDFLDLMASLPVTLIAVDEAHCISMWGHQFRPEYRSLRLLKERFPGVPMVALTATATPDVRDDIARQLDLADPSVYVGSFNRDNLRYTVVPKEEGAYERLRAYLRGHRKDSGIVYVGTREGAETLAARLRAGGVSALPYHAGMTAAARAETQDRFISGKVPVVCATSAFGMGIDKPDVRFVVHYDMPKTLEAYYQESGRAGRDGGESDCILFYNDDTARRLRSFIDRDLPSEFQREVARSKLQSMADYCTTTECRRERLLEYFGECFKAPCGGCDACAPSGIPAAGREESRTGTARPRSGRRKRGAARSASG; encoded by the coding sequence ATGGATCGCCTGAACCTGATCCTGCAGCGTTACTTCGGACATTCGGCGTTTAACCCCTACCAGCGGGAGATCATCGAGGACCTCCTTGCCGGGCGCGACGTCCTCGCGGTGCTTGCGACCGGAGGCGGCAAGTCGCTCTGCTACCAGGTCCCCGGGCTCATGGGCGACGGCGTCACGCTGGTAATATCGCCCCTCATCGCCCTGATGAAGGATCAGGTCGACGACCTGCAGGCCCGGGGGATCGGGGCGGAAGCGCTGAACTCCTCGGGCTCCTACGCAACGACACGCCGGATCCTCTCGGAACTCGAAGAGGGGCTGGTCCAGATCCTCTACGTCTCGCCGGAGAAGGCGGTCGACGACGACTTCCTCGACCTTATGGCGTCCCTTCCGGTCACGCTGATCGCGGTCGACGAGGCGCACTGCATATCTATGTGGGGACACCAGTTCCGCCCGGAGTACCGGTCGCTGCGGCTTCTCAAGGAGCGGTTTCCCGGGGTGCCGATGGTTGCCCTGACGGCGACCGCGACGCCGGATGTCCGCGATGACATAGCACGGCAGCTCGATCTCGCGGACCCGTCGGTCTACGTCGGGAGTTTCAACCGGGATAACCTCCGCTACACCGTCGTCCCGAAGGAAGAGGGCGCATACGAACGACTCCGTGCCTACCTGCGGGGCCACAGGAAGGATTCCGGGATCGTCTATGTGGGAACGAGAGAGGGGGCCGAGACGCTTGCGGCACGGCTGCGGGCCGGCGGAGTTTCGGCGCTCCCCTATCATGCCGGGATGACGGCGGCCGCCCGGGCAGAGACACAGGACCGGTTCATAAGCGGGAAGGTTCCGGTCGTCTGTGCGACGAGCGCGTTCGGCATGGGGATCGATAAGCCGGATGTGCGGTTCGTCGTCCACTACGATATGCCAAAGACCCTCGAGGCCTACTACCAGGAGAGCGGCCGGGCGGGGAGGGACGGCGGCGAGAGCGACTGCATCCTCTTCTATAACGACGACACTGCAAGACGCCTCCGGTCCTTCATCGACCGCGACCTCCCGTCCGAGTTCCAGCGCGAAGTCGCACGCTCGAAACTGCAGAGCATGGCGGACTACTGCACCACGACGGAGTGCCGGAGGGAGCGGCTCCTCGAGTACTTCGGGGAGTGTTTCAAGGCTCCCTGCGGCGGATGCGATGCCTGCGCCCCGTCCGGCATCCCGGCCGCCGGCCGGGAGGAGAGCCGGACCGGGACGGCCCGTCCCCGGTCCGGGCGCCGGAAGCGCGGCGCCGCACGCTCAGCATCCGGCTGA
- a CDS encoding PspC domain-containing protein: MAKKLTRSTSDRWVAGICGGIGEYLEIDPNVIRAIWVIVTVLTGFLPGIIIYILLWLILPEQGQARPVGTFGEA, encoded by the coding sequence ATGGCAAAGAAATTAACCCGTTCGACGTCCGACCGGTGGGTTGCCGGGATATGCGGCGGCATCGGAGAGTACCTCGAGATCGACCCGAACGTCATCCGGGCCATCTGGGTCATCGTTACCGTGCTCACGGGGTTCCTGCCCGGGATCATCATCTATATCCTGCTCTGGCTCATCCTGCCGGAGCAGGGGCAGGCGCGCCCGGTTGGAACGTTTGGCGAAGCGTAA
- the uvrB gene encoding excinuclease ABC subunit UvrB: MTEFQLKADFVPTGSQPDAIRKLTGGLSRGERFQTLLGVTGSGKTFTIANVVEEVRKPTLVIAHNKTLAAQLYNEFKSFFPENRVEYFVSYYDYYQPESYIPKRDLYIEKDAQINPKIEQMRLAATASILSRPDTVVVASVSCIYGLGNPANFRGMGFEVKVRDRMRRDDIIRRLVDIQFERNDMELAPGRFRVKGDTIDLVPGYFNNIIRIELFGDEVDRISEIDKTSGERLEAMDYFFVYPARHFVAPEEEKERAIVSIEQELEEWLPNLGMLEAHRLRQRTLYDLDMIRETGTCKGIENYSRHFDGRKPGEQPYCLLDYFPEDFLMVIDESHQTLPQVRGMYNGDYSRKKSLVDYGFRLPSAFDNRPLKFDEFSGYMRNVIFVSATPGDYELKRSSVAEQIIRPTGLVDPAVEVRPIEGQIPDVIAEIRATIDRGDRILLTTLTKRLAEELSEYLADQGIKTCYLHSEINTIERTEIIRQLRLGKYDVLVGINLLREGLDIPEVGFVGILDADKEGFLRDARSLVQTIGRAARNVNAKVVLYADTMTDSIKKAMAETGRRRTMQLDYNARHGITPQTIKKPIREREVDITDIKHVPKSEVPNLIIELEADMREAAERLEFERAIALRDMIKKLQEGGTVGGRR; the protein is encoded by the coding sequence ATGACGGAGTTCCAACTTAAGGCGGATTTTGTGCCTACGGGCTCGCAGCCCGACGCCATCCGAAAACTCACCGGCGGACTCAGCCGCGGCGAGCGTTTCCAGACCCTCCTCGGGGTCACGGGCTCGGGCAAGACGTTCACGATAGCAAACGTCGTCGAGGAGGTCCGGAAGCCCACCCTCGTCATCGCCCACAACAAGACGCTTGCCGCCCAGCTCTACAACGAGTTCAAATCGTTCTTCCCCGAGAACCGGGTGGAGTACTTCGTCTCCTACTACGACTACTACCAGCCCGAGTCCTACATCCCGAAACGCGACCTCTACATCGAGAAGGACGCCCAGATCAATCCCAAGATCGAGCAGATGCGGCTTGCGGCCACCGCATCGATCCTTTCGCGCCCCGACACCGTCGTCGTCGCCTCGGTCTCCTGCATCTACGGCCTCGGGAACCCCGCGAATTTCCGGGGGATGGGGTTCGAGGTGAAGGTCCGGGACCGGATGCGACGGGACGATATTATTCGGAGACTCGTCGATATCCAGTTCGAGCGAAACGATATGGAACTCGCACCCGGCCGGTTCCGGGTGAAGGGCGACACCATCGACCTCGTCCCCGGCTACTTCAACAACATCATCCGTATCGAACTCTTCGGGGACGAGGTAGACCGGATCAGCGAGATCGACAAGACCTCGGGGGAGCGGCTTGAAGCGATGGACTACTTCTTCGTCTACCCGGCCCGGCACTTCGTCGCCCCGGAGGAGGAGAAGGAGCGGGCGATCGTCTCCATCGAGCAGGAACTCGAGGAGTGGCTCCCGAACCTCGGTATGCTCGAAGCGCACCGCCTGCGCCAGAGGACGCTCTACGACCTCGATATGATCCGCGAAACCGGGACCTGCAAGGGGATCGAGAACTACTCCCGCCACTTCGACGGGCGGAAACCCGGGGAGCAGCCCTACTGCCTGCTGGACTACTTCCCGGAGGATTTCCTGATGGTGATCGACGAGAGCCACCAGACCCTTCCCCAGGTCCGCGGCATGTACAACGGCGACTACTCGCGGAAGAAGTCCCTCGTGGACTATGGGTTCCGGCTCCCGTCGGCGTTCGACAACCGGCCGCTGAAGTTCGACGAGTTCTCGGGCTACATGCGAAACGTCATCTTCGTCTCGGCGACCCCGGGTGACTACGAACTGAAGCGCTCGAGCGTCGCGGAGCAGATCATCCGGCCGACGGGGCTCGTGGACCCGGCGGTCGAGGTCCGGCCGATCGAGGGGCAGATCCCGGATGTGATCGCCGAGATCCGCGCCACCATCGACCGCGGCGACCGCATACTGCTGACGACCCTTACAAAACGGCTCGCCGAGGAACTCTCGGAGTACCTGGCCGACCAGGGGATCAAGACCTGTTACCTCCACTCCGAGATCAATACCATCGAGCGGACCGAGATCATCCGGCAGCTCCGTCTCGGGAAGTACGACGTGCTCGTGGGGATCAACCTCCTGCGGGAGGGGCTCGACATCCCGGAGGTCGGGTTCGTCGGGATCCTGGATGCCGACAAGGAGGGGTTCCTCCGCGACGCGAGAAGCCTGGTCCAGACCATCGGGCGGGCCGCCCGGAACGTGAACGCGAAGGTGGTGCTCTACGCGGACACCATGACCGACTCGATCAAGAAGGCGATGGCCGAGACCGGGCGGCGGCGCACGATGCAGCTCGACTACAACGCCCGGCACGGCATCACGCCGCAGACGATCAAAAAGCCGATCCGGGAGAGAGAGGTCGATATCACTGATATCAAACACGTCCCGAAGTCCGAAGTCCCGAACCTGATCATCGAGCTCGAGGCCGATATGCGGGAGGCGGCGGAACGCCTGGAGTTCGAGCGGGCGATTGCGCTCAGGGATATGATAAAGAAGCTGCAGGAAGGGGGGACGGTCGGGGGCCGGCGGTGA
- the uvrC gene encoding excinuclease ABC subunit UvrC: MIDPANLPTEPGCYLFSDDTGTIIYVGKAKNLKRRVSSYFSRHDLDRKTENLVAAIAGLDFIVTDTEVEAFILENTLIKKHQPKYNIDLKDSKRYAYIHVTDEPYPRIHTARQPDGNGRYYGPFVSGREREDLLRLLKSLFGLRSCRRLPRRPCLRAHIGSCSAPCTGRIIEDEYRERVRRAEAVLKGDIAGLIRTLREEMAASAERQEYERAMELRDQVAALEGLRERQHVDRQKTYNEDIVNYIVSEGTVFLMLFNVDRGTLAGKREYTFDETEGFLEEFLARYYAENEPPEEVILPAPVDDALPGYLSHLRGGRVRTVVPQRGEKKNLLDLVRKNVEIAFFGDRIKLDELKRRLHLPDLPVTIECFDISHLSGTAMVGSMVRFLWGKPDRRNYRRFRIRTVEGVDDFAAIAEVVRRRYSRLKKEGGELPDLILIDGGKGQLAAAVAVLRELGITVPIASIAKREEEVFVPGFSHPLPLERHEKASLFLQEIRDEAHRFAITYHRTLRKKTVTP, translated from the coding sequence ATGATCGACCCCGCCAACCTGCCGACCGAACCCGGGTGCTACCTCTTCTCCGATGATACGGGCACCATCATCTACGTAGGAAAGGCAAAGAACCTCAAACGACGCGTATCGAGTTACTTCTCCCGGCACGACCTCGACCGGAAGACCGAAAACCTCGTCGCCGCGATCGCCGGGCTCGACTTCATCGTCACCGACACCGAGGTCGAGGCGTTCATCCTCGAGAACACCCTGATCAAGAAGCACCAGCCGAAGTACAACATCGACTTAAAGGACTCGAAGAGGTACGCCTACATCCACGTCACCGACGAGCCCTACCCCCGGATCCACACTGCCCGCCAACCCGACGGGAACGGCCGGTATTACGGGCCGTTCGTCTCCGGCCGGGAGCGCGAAGACCTCCTCCGTCTTTTAAAATCCCTCTTCGGCCTCCGGTCCTGCAGGCGCCTCCCCCGGCGTCCGTGCCTCCGTGCGCACATCGGCTCGTGCAGCGCCCCCTGCACCGGGAGGATAATCGAGGACGAATACCGGGAACGGGTCAGGAGGGCCGAGGCGGTCCTGAAAGGGGATATCGCCGGTCTCATCCGGACGCTCCGTGAGGAGATGGCGGCCTCTGCAGAGCGGCAGGAGTACGAGAGAGCGATGGAACTCCGCGACCAGGTCGCGGCCCTCGAGGGGCTGCGCGAGCGCCAGCACGTGGACCGGCAGAAGACCTACAACGAGGATATCGTCAACTATATCGTGAGCGAGGGAACCGTCTTTCTGATGCTCTTCAACGTCGACCGGGGAACGCTTGCCGGGAAGCGCGAGTACACATTCGACGAGACGGAGGGGTTCCTCGAGGAGTTCCTCGCCCGCTACTATGCAGAGAACGAACCCCCGGAAGAGGTGATCCTGCCCGCACCCGTGGACGACGCGCTTCCCGGCTACCTCTCCCATCTCCGGGGCGGCAGGGTCCGTACGGTCGTGCCGCAGCGGGGGGAGAAGAAGAACCTGCTCGACCTTGTCAGGAAGAACGTGGAGATCGCGTTCTTCGGCGACCGGATCAAGCTCGACGAGCTGAAACGCCGCCTGCACCTCCCGGACCTCCCGGTCACGATCGAGTGCTTCGATATCTCCCACCTCTCCGGGACGGCGATGGTGGGATCGATGGTCCGGTTCCTCTGGGGAAAACCCGACAGGCGGAACTACCGCCGGTTCCGGATACGGACGGTCGAGGGCGTCGACGACTTCGCGGCCATCGCCGAGGTGGTCAGGCGCCGCTACTCGCGGCTGAAAAAGGAGGGCGGCGAACTCCCCGACCTGATCCTCATCGACGGCGGGAAAGGGCAGCTCGCCGCGGCCGTGGCGGTGCTCAGAGAACTCGGGATCACGGTCCCGATCGCATCCATCGCCAAGCGCGAGGAGGAGGTCTTCGTGCCGGGCTTCTCCCACCCCCTGCCGCTTGAGAGGCACGAGAAGGCGTCGCTCTTCCTCCAGGAGATCCGCGACGAAGCGCACCGGTTCGCGATCACGTATCACAGAACGCTCAGGAAGAAGACGGTGACACCATGA